A genome region from Nitrospira sp. includes the following:
- a CDS encoding chlorite dismutase family protein, translating to MKRISQFGMVALLLCFLPTLSVASESAVDREKLLKDSGVYATFAVFKMGEHWWQVDHEARVKAASEVKKVFEKHADKLVVDTHLLRGLSERADFLVRIHSKEMVHNQNFLIDLMGTTMGMDLKNTDTFNGITKTLNYVPSFPEELKGELKTPPPQGSPYVIVVPIRKDAEWWISGQDTRTGLMKEHTDATVAYLKTVKRKLYHSSGLDDWDFITYFETSKLDDFNNLVTGLLKVKENRHNKRFGDPLLLGTIRPLDEILDILSR from the coding sequence ATGAAGAGAATCAGTCAATTTGGTATGGTTGCGCTTCTATTATGTTTCCTGCCAACCTTGTCTGTAGCAAGTGAGTCTGCCGTGGATCGCGAGAAGCTCTTAAAGGATTCCGGCGTCTATGCAACGTTTGCCGTGTTCAAGATGGGAGAACACTGGTGGCAGGTGGATCATGAAGCACGTGTCAAGGCGGCCTCCGAAGTGAAAAAGGTGTTCGAGAAGCACGCCGATAAGTTAGTAGTCGATACGCATTTGCTTCGTGGTCTGTCCGAGAGAGCCGATTTCCTTGTCAGGATTCACTCGAAAGAGATGGTTCATAATCAAAACTTCCTGATAGACCTCATGGGCACCACTATGGGGATGGACTTGAAGAATACCGACACCTTCAATGGCATCACCAAAACCCTAAATTATGTCCCTAGCTTCCCAGAAGAACTGAAGGGGGAGTTGAAGACACCACCACCTCAGGGCAGCCCATACGTTATAGTGGTTCCTATACGCAAGGACGCAGAGTGGTGGATTTCTGGACAAGACACCCGAACGGGCCTGATGAAGGAACACACGGATGCGACGGTCGCATACTTGAAGACGGTGAAACGGAAGCTCTATCACTCCAGCGGGTTGGATGATTGGGATTTCATTACCTACTTTGAAACATCCAAGCTGGATGATTTCAACAATCTTGTGACTGGATTGCTCAAGGTCAAGGAGAACCGTCATAACAAGCGTTTCGGTGATCCTCTCCTGTTGGGGACCATTCGACCATTGGATGAAATCCTCGATATTCTCAGTCGTTAG
- a CDS encoding ATP-binding protein, with the protein MSRSLYGKLALVLLFLFCAVGILYTLLTVFTTRMYQQEVNQKLNRALARNIVADQLLSSQGEVSPYALKELFHLLMVVNPSIEMYLLNANGVIVNFSAPAEKVKRSSVSLEPIHHFLSKADTYPILGDDPRDVTRKKVFSVSAIPLHGQPTGYLYIVLGGEEYDSVADMLQRSYILRLSLWAALTGLVFALLAGLFLFNMLTRRLGKLASTMETFAKNDFSEALEVTPQDSIPERHSDEIDRLRTTFNRMVQRILQQVATLKQTDMLRRELVANVSHDLRTPLASLHGYLETLLMKEGALTRDEHRNFLDIALKQSERLSELVGELFELARLDSREARIQCEQFSLAELVQDVCQKFLLTVANKGIVLKSSFPDDLPFVEADIGLIERALENIIHNATRYTASGGSIAISLSHEASSVTVRISDTGCGIAAGHLLHIFDRFYRANRQNQSGGAGLGLAITKRIIELHGSTIRAESTPNVGTIIIFELPTAHS; encoded by the coding sequence ATGTCGCGGTCACTTTACGGCAAACTCGCCCTTGTGTTGCTCTTCCTGTTTTGTGCGGTTGGGATTTTATACACCCTCCTAACGGTCTTTACGACACGCATGTATCAGCAGGAAGTGAATCAGAAGCTGAACCGCGCACTGGCCAGAAACATCGTTGCCGACCAGCTGCTAAGCAGCCAAGGGGAGGTGAGTCCCTATGCTCTGAAAGAACTATTTCACCTGCTCATGGTTGTCAATCCGAGCATTGAAATGTATTTGCTTAACGCAAATGGAGTGATAGTCAACTTCTCTGCTCCCGCTGAGAAGGTCAAGCGCTCGTCCGTGTCGTTGGAGCCAATACATCACTTCCTGAGCAAAGCGGACACATATCCTATTCTCGGTGACGATCCTCGTGATGTGACTCGGAAGAAGGTCTTTTCTGTCTCTGCGATACCCTTGCACGGACAGCCAACGGGATATTTGTACATTGTCCTTGGCGGAGAAGAATATGACTCCGTTGCCGACATGCTGCAACGGAGCTACATTCTCCGTCTGAGTCTCTGGGCAGCACTCACCGGCTTAGTGTTTGCTCTCTTGGCCGGTCTCTTTCTATTCAACATGCTTACAAGGAGGCTAGGTAAGCTAGCCTCGACAATGGAAACTTTCGCGAAGAACGATTTTTCAGAGGCGCTAGAGGTAACTCCGCAGGATTCTATACCAGAGCGCCACAGTGATGAAATTGATCGCCTGCGGACGACATTCAATCGGATGGTACAACGAATTCTCCAGCAGGTGGCCACTCTGAAACAGACGGACATGCTTCGGCGTGAATTGGTGGCCAACGTGTCGCATGATTTGCGGACTCCTCTGGCATCCCTTCATGGGTATTTGGAAACGTTACTGATGAAAGAAGGAGCACTTACACGAGATGAACATCGGAACTTTTTGGACATCGCACTTAAACAAAGCGAACGGCTTAGTGAACTTGTGGGGGAACTCTTTGAATTGGCTCGGTTAGATTCTCGTGAAGCTCGCATTCAATGCGAACAATTTTCTTTAGCCGAGCTCGTCCAGGATGTGTGTCAAAAGTTTCTCCTCACTGTCGCAAACAAGGGGATAGTCCTAAAGAGTAGTTTTCCAGATGATCTTCCATTTGTGGAGGCCGATATCGGCCTCATCGAGCGGGCGTTAGAAAATATAATCCATAATGCTACCCGCTACACAGCAAGCGGTGGTTCGATTGCGATCTCGTTAAGCCACGAAGCCAGCTCGGTCACAGTACGCATTTCTGATACTGGCTGTGGTATCGCTGCTGGGCACCTACTTCATATTTTTGATCGCTTTTATAGAGCGAATCGACAAAATCAGTCAGGAGGAGCCGGGCTCGGGCTGGCCATCACTAAGCGAATTATCGAGCTACATGGAAGCACAATTCGTGCGGAGAGTACGCCAAACGTCGGAACTATCATCATCTTTGAGTTACCCACTGCTCATTCCTAG
- a CDS encoding response regulator transcription factor — translation MAKHILVVEDDLDIGRLLGMHLTDLAYVVEIAKTGVEGLQYVLSKRYDLIILDVMLPGIDGLEICRQIRSLPSYTPILMLTAKSSEIDRVLGLEVGADDYLTKPFSVRELLARVKALFRRSEAFRDKTQDLQKTIRAEGLYIDVEKRKVTVGGSPRDLTAKEFDLLLQFALHPGRVYTRTQLLDAVWGYGHDGYEHTVNSHINRLRAKIEKDSAKPDFILTVWGVGYKFCEIEASPLQD, via the coding sequence ATGGCTAAACACATTCTTGTAGTAGAAGACGACTTGGATATTGGTCGCCTCCTGGGGATGCATCTGACCGATTTAGCATATGTCGTAGAGATCGCCAAAACTGGGGTGGAGGGCCTTCAATATGTGCTCTCGAAGAGATATGACCTCATTATTCTCGACGTGATGCTTCCAGGCATTGACGGATTAGAGATATGCCGGCAGATTCGGTCGCTGCCCTCCTACACACCCATCCTCATGTTGACTGCGAAGTCCTCAGAAATCGACCGGGTGCTTGGGCTAGAAGTCGGCGCTGACGACTATCTGACCAAACCATTTAGTGTTCGAGAGTTGCTCGCACGCGTAAAGGCCCTTTTCCGGCGCTCTGAAGCATTCAGGGATAAGACGCAAGATCTTCAGAAAACAATCCGCGCGGAGGGCCTGTATATCGATGTTGAGAAACGAAAGGTCACAGTAGGAGGCAGCCCGCGGGATCTCACGGCCAAAGAGTTCGATTTACTCCTCCAGTTTGCTCTCCATCCTGGCCGGGTTTATACCCGTACTCAGCTTCTCGATGCGGTCTGGGGTTACGGTCACGACGGCTACGAACATACGGTGAATTCCCATATCAACCGATTGCGCGCCAAGATTGAAAAGGATTCCGCCAAGCCTGACTTTATTTTGACCGTGTGGGGCGTCGGGTACAAATTCTGTGAAATAGAAGCATCTCCCTTACAGGACTGA
- a CDS encoding helix-turn-helix transcriptional regulator, whose product MMIKNHLKEWRARQAQRGISKAALARRIRVNRSYVTKLEQGKAVPSLLVALQLAEYFGCTVDELFQLQPETTLDPCCTDVLPNGHHNEH is encoded by the coding sequence ATGATGATTAAGAACCATCTGAAAGAATGGCGAGCCCGACAAGCCCAGCGCGGCATTTCCAAGGCCGCCCTTGCACGCAGAATACGGGTGAACCGTTCCTATGTCACAAAGCTTGAGCAGGGAAAGGCAGTCCCCAGCCTGCTCGTCGCCCTGCAACTGGCAGAGTACTTTGGTTGCACCGTGGATGAACTGTTTCAGTTACAGCCCGAAACGACCTTAGATCCTTGCTGTACCGATGTGTTGCCCAATGGGCACCATAATGAACATTGA
- a CDS encoding helix-turn-helix transcriptional regulator gives MNNPEMNRDTPQVPHGFRTLVKRQMETVNLSLRTVASEAGISPAYLSRLLSGERGLPPDDTLILKLAEVLRVDPPERLLVEAKRVPDLLLPALLSAHEAVSRADLKEAMKQLQAVILNQRKKRGRR, from the coding sequence ATGAATAATCCAGAGATGAATCGAGATACCCCACAGGTCCCCCACGGATTCCGCACCTTGGTAAAAAGGCAAATGGAAACGGTTAACCTCAGTCTCAGGACCGTGGCCAGTGAAGCCGGGATTTCGCCGGCCTATCTTTCTCGGCTGTTATCGGGCGAACGGGGACTCCCGCCAGACGATACCCTCATTCTGAAATTGGCGGAGGTCCTTCGCGTCGATCCGCCCGAGCGGCTGCTTGTCGAAGCGAAGCGCGTCCCAGATTTGCTGCTCCCGGCACTGTTGAGTGCACACGAAGCAGTCTCCAGGGCAGATCTTAAGGAAGCGATGAAGCAGTTGCAGGCGGTGATCCTCAATCAAAGGAAAAAGAGAGGACGTCGATGA
- a CDS encoding ImmA/IrrE family metallo-endopeptidase, whose amino-acid sequence MKTISGLLASFIHWLRRPERFIQKLQAVYPHCQTLPFHHQEEAAANQGVEVLETTFGPKIEGITTRDEGQVMIVLRRGLNPLNRQFVIAHELGHVHLHLPEMREPDTQLSLNRNDHRDIEADAFALVWLMGSLPKERLAPEVLLYVLNNRGMAWRAVRVICYVSWYHQRIRLANRLERALLGLQAKGTA is encoded by the coding sequence ATGAAGACTATTTCCGGTCTGCTCGCCTCGTTCATTCATTGGTTGCGACGACCGGAGCGCTTTATTCAGAAACTCCAGGCCGTCTATCCCCACTGTCAAACGCTCCCTTTTCACCATCAAGAAGAAGCCGCCGCTAATCAAGGGGTAGAGGTCCTGGAGACCACGTTTGGGCCTAAGATTGAGGGCATCACGACACGTGACGAAGGCCAGGTTATGATTGTGCTTCGTCGTGGATTAAACCCGTTGAACCGGCAGTTTGTCATCGCCCACGAACTGGGGCATGTCCACTTGCACCTTCCCGAAATGAGGGAGCCCGATACACAGCTATCACTTAATCGGAATGATCATAGAGACATCGAGGCAGACGCCTTTGCCCTAGTCTGGCTTATGGGATCATTGCCCAAGGAGCGACTTGCACCGGAGGTCTTACTGTATGTTCTCAATAATCGAGGGATGGCATGGCGCGCGGTCCGTGTTATTTGCTACGTGTCTTGGTACCACCAGCGAATCCGCCTAGCCAATAGGCTGGAACGAGCCCTGTTAGGCCTCCAGGCGAAAGGAACAGCATAA
- a CDS encoding pyruvate ferredoxin oxidoreductase, with amino-acid sequence MYNVAQVIDEKCVAKKGCRLCIMYCPEANCLDLNSTKMVAEVTIDRCKGCELCVVVCNAAKHEAIEMQAVSATGQLMSHKGESAGLGQAYQG; translated from the coding sequence ATGTATAACGTAGCGCAAGTGATCGACGAGAAGTGCGTGGCCAAGAAGGGCTGCCGCCTCTGCATCATGTACTGCCCGGAAGCCAACTGCTTGGATCTAAATTCAACCAAGATGGTGGCGGAGGTCACGATTGATCGCTGTAAAGGGTGTGAACTGTGCGTCGTCGTCTGCAACGCCGCCAAACACGAGGCGATTGAGATGCAGGCCGTCAGCGCCACGGGGCAGTTGATGAGCCACAAGGGTGAGTCCGCAGGCCTCGGACAAGCCTACCAAGGCTAA
- a CDS encoding 2-oxoacid:acceptor oxidoreductase family protein, which yields MIKKRLNIRMSGLGGQGAVTAAHVMAMAANRDGKFSISNPFFGAEKRMAPAESYCRIGIERIYDRGELVFPDVIEVFHPQVITMGKSYTMPFYSGVKEGGVVIINSAQPLLSEEDINRLKDLNVSLFYIAGTELAIEVAGTELSTNMSMIGSVAGITKCVSMEALDGALQERFGKKFVASGGTASLDEAIKKKFAKKEMLLAKNLATVKRAYEIASEWAEKNKVELRVGNPAVAA from the coding sequence ATGATCAAGAAAAGACTGAACATCCGCATGTCCGGGTTGGGTGGGCAGGGCGCCGTGACGGCTGCCCATGTCATGGCCATGGCCGCCAACCGTGACGGAAAGTTCTCCATTTCAAATCCGTTTTTCGGCGCTGAGAAGCGCATGGCTCCAGCAGAAAGCTATTGCCGAATCGGGATTGAACGGATCTATGACCGTGGAGAACTGGTGTTTCCCGATGTGATCGAAGTGTTCCATCCTCAGGTCATCACGATGGGCAAGAGCTACACCATGCCCTTCTACTCCGGTGTCAAAGAGGGGGGAGTCGTCATCATCAACTCGGCCCAGCCCCTCCTGTCTGAAGAGGACATCAATCGCCTTAAGGACCTGAACGTATCCTTGTTCTACATTGCAGGAACCGAACTCGCCATCGAGGTTGCCGGCACCGAGCTCTCGACCAATATGTCGATGATCGGTTCGGTCGCAGGCATTACCAAATGCGTCTCCATGGAAGCGCTCGACGGGGCCTTGCAGGAACGTTTCGGCAAGAAATTTGTGGCATCCGGCGGAACAGCCTCCTTGGACGAAGCAATCAAGAAGAAATTCGCCAAGAAGGAAATGCTGTTGGCGAAGAACCTGGCAACGGTCAAACGAGCCTACGAAATCGCCAGCGAATGGGCTGAGAAGAACAAAGTCGAGTTGCGGGTTGGCAATCCTGCCGTTGCGGCTTAA
- a CDS encoding thiamine pyrophosphate-dependent enzyme, with translation MSKERIKISPDLYDIMPSDYQDLVQSATYGKEDRGWKDIGTSKELIEQHSLCAGCPESMAFRYILASLPNPEDTVMVGSTGCTSLVFPMVAVHNIHSLFGNQNAIASGLKRALSVRFPDRVKDVVVLAGDGATVDIGLDMTLQAWFRQEKFTTICFDNELYANTGGQESGLMQKGFVAKMAPVGKLFDKVRLPEIARESGCHYVVNCTVSKPSLVEKVIRNSVLIAREIGPTYIQLYTPCILEIGKNSMEGLQEMRDSEKPTERFAYKEYVSEPAKQFLAELAAKDKERKAAAKQLAGKA, from the coding sequence ATGAGCAAAGAGCGAATCAAGATTTCGCCGGACCTATATGACATCATGCCATCGGACTATCAGGATCTCGTGCAAAGCGCGACCTATGGGAAGGAAGACCGTGGCTGGAAGGATATCGGAACTTCTAAAGAGTTGATCGAGCAGCACTCCTTGTGCGCAGGCTGCCCGGAATCAATGGCCTTCCGCTATATCCTAGCGTCACTCCCGAACCCCGAGGACACGGTCATGGTTGGTTCCACAGGGTGCACCAGCCTTGTGTTCCCCATGGTGGCAGTGCACAACATCCACTCGCTCTTTGGCAACCAAAACGCTATTGCATCCGGCCTGAAGCGAGCCCTGAGCGTGAGATTTCCCGACCGCGTCAAAGACGTAGTTGTCTTGGCCGGCGACGGCGCGACGGTCGATATCGGCCTCGATATGACCTTGCAAGCCTGGTTCCGCCAAGAAAAGTTCACGACCATCTGCTTTGACAACGAGCTGTATGCCAATACCGGAGGCCAGGAGAGCGGTCTGATGCAGAAAGGCTTCGTTGCCAAGATGGCGCCGGTCGGAAAGCTGTTTGATAAAGTCCGGTTGCCTGAAATTGCTCGGGAGTCCGGCTGTCACTACGTGGTCAACTGCACCGTGAGCAAACCGTCACTGGTGGAAAAAGTGATTCGGAATTCCGTCCTCATTGCACGTGAGATCGGGCCTACCTATATCCAGCTGTATACGCCGTGCATCCTTGAAATCGGCAAGAACAGCATGGAAGGCCTCCAGGAAATGCGTGACTCTGAAAAGCCAACTGAGCGGTTTGCCTATAAAGAGTATGTCAGCGAACCGGCGAAGCAGTTCCTGGCTGAACTGGCCGCTAAGGACAAGGAACGCAAAGCCGCCGCAAAACAGTTGGCGGGAAAAGCTTAA
- a CDS encoding transketolase C-terminal domain-containing protein has product MAETKSHIGTQNKKGQTYTDAWKMMNEAPRNPSFYTGSEVIKEALRRASCDVMIAYPITPQSEAAALIGELFAEGYIGDYFRGESEFAVMSQCAGAAFGGARVFTTTAGPGTMRAMENFPMWAGARLPIQMIVTCRGINSPLSIQPDTIEISYLLNTGMLVWHAETAQDFFDWILKGFIVSEEPEVHLPLALCCDGFFVTHTKDVVNLTPADMCLPPYDPYRSPVPCMDMECPPVRMMRDPFIMKSNYISYATHASWQQEVWAAVERSRKHTIKWINGLIETENTDADVVIVASGTAVSQGREAIRLLEDEGVRCGLVKVKSLRPWPGEEIREATKNAKHIFVPEFNVTGWLAKEIKATIPNSERVHAGPHVCGGMTMPPEIIASEIKTALGLRSESLAGRGS; this is encoded by the coding sequence ATGGCGGAAACAAAATCCCACATCGGGACGCAAAATAAAAAAGGCCAGACATATACAGATGCCTGGAAGATGATGAACGAAGCCCCGCGCAACCCGTCTTTTTATACCGGGAGCGAGGTCATTAAAGAAGCCTTACGGCGTGCGAGCTGCGATGTGATGATCGCCTATCCCATCACACCACAGAGCGAGGCAGCCGCCCTCATCGGTGAGTTGTTTGCGGAAGGCTACATCGGAGACTATTTCCGTGGCGAGAGCGAGTTTGCCGTGATGTCCCAATGTGCTGGTGCCGCTTTTGGTGGCGCTCGGGTGTTCACCACGACGGCAGGACCTGGCACCATGCGCGCGATGGAGAATTTCCCAATGTGGGCGGGAGCGCGCCTACCGATCCAAATGATCGTCACGTGTCGCGGCATCAACTCCCCGTTATCGATTCAGCCCGATACCATTGAGATTTCCTACCTGCTGAACACGGGCATGCTCGTGTGGCATGCAGAAACCGCTCAAGACTTCTTCGATTGGATCCTCAAAGGTTTCATCGTGTCAGAAGAGCCGGAAGTGCATTTACCGTTGGCACTGTGCTGCGATGGTTTCTTTGTGACCCACACAAAAGACGTCGTCAATCTCACTCCCGCTGATATGTGCTTGCCACCGTATGATCCCTACCGTTCCCCCGTGCCCTGCATGGACATGGAATGTCCGCCAGTCCGGATGATGCGTGACCCGTTCATCATGAAGAGTAACTACATCAGCTACGCCACCCACGCCTCGTGGCAGCAAGAAGTTTGGGCGGCAGTAGAACGATCGCGCAAACACACGATTAAGTGGATCAACGGCCTGATTGAAACCGAAAATACCGATGCTGACGTGGTGATTGTTGCGTCAGGCACTGCCGTCTCGCAAGGGCGGGAAGCTATCCGCCTGCTCGAGGATGAAGGCGTACGTTGCGGACTCGTGAAGGTCAAGTCACTCCGTCCTTGGCCCGGAGAGGAAATTCGAGAGGCCACCAAGAATGCGAAACACATCTTTGTGCCGGAGTTTAACGTAACCGGCTGGCTGGCGAAGGAAATCAAAGCCACCATTCCTAACAGCGAACGTGTTCATGCCGGCCCGCATGTGTGTGGCGGAATGACGATGCCGCCAGAAATCATCGCCTCAGAGATCAAGACGGCTCTCGGCTTGCGCTCCGAGTCACTCGCTGGAAGAGGGAGCTGA
- a CDS encoding carbon monoxide dehydrogenase beta subunit family protein, producing the protein MTQYRVLPGPEHFLPPAAASMGIYLPNPGEAHINGVIVPEEKAYEEAARQFLMAQVPTIFPGPLVLWAWNEKAAKKAAAVRKLYETLKECVQPGQKPMLIPMPDYRPKYPKINPEVEINPNHPNLTIWHNKIDCCMFIGVHCHQANLSLKIIRGGTSCYTVAMCAQAGHEDAMLSFRDASVEKILKLGEWIKKLKGTVKPRLTTTKSSASN; encoded by the coding sequence ATGACTCAGTATCGCGTGTTACCAGGACCAGAGCACTTCCTGCCACCGGCAGCCGCCTCCATGGGGATTTATCTCCCCAATCCAGGAGAGGCACATATTAACGGCGTGATCGTTCCTGAAGAAAAAGCCTACGAAGAAGCGGCACGCCAGTTTCTGATGGCACAGGTACCCACTATTTTCCCTGGCCCCTTAGTGTTGTGGGCCTGGAACGAAAAAGCGGCAAAGAAGGCCGCCGCCGTCAGGAAACTATATGAAACTTTGAAGGAGTGTGTTCAGCCCGGGCAGAAACCGATGCTGATCCCGATGCCGGACTATCGCCCGAAGTATCCCAAGATCAATCCTGAAGTAGAAATCAATCCCAACCATCCGAACTTGACCATCTGGCATAACAAGATCGACTGCTGCATGTTCATCGGCGTGCACTGCCACCAAGCGAATTTGTCGCTGAAGATCATCCGTGGCGGGACGTCCTGCTACACCGTCGCGATGTGCGCCCAGGCCGGACATGAAGATGCCATGCTCTCCTTTAGAGATGCCTCCGTGGAAAAAATCCTCAAGCTAGGCGAGTGGATTAAAAAGCTCAAAGGCACGGTCAAGCCACGGCTGACCACAACAAAGTCCAGCGCGTCAAACTAA
- a CDS encoding YciI family protein: MTFVILGFDGPDGQARRKIHRAAHLAGLEPLHRAGKVVLAGPFTDQAGSLIIIEADSLEDAKRIAQEDPYTIHGIFERVEVHPFLQVLPTSQPPT; the protein is encoded by the coding sequence ATGACATTCGTCATCCTTGGGTTCGATGGGCCAGACGGCCAAGCAAGACGCAAGATTCATCGTGCCGCCCACCTCGCCGGACTGGAGCCGCTGCACCGCGCGGGGAAAGTGGTCCTCGCCGGCCCGTTCACCGACCAGGCTGGCAGCCTTATCATTATCGAAGCGGACTCGCTCGAGGACGCGAAACGAATCGCCCAAGAAGACCCTTATACGATACACGGCATTTTTGAACGCGTAGAAGTTCACCCCTTCCTGCAAGTGCTTCCGACCTCACAACCTCCCACGTAA
- a CDS encoding DUF2203 domain-containing protein, translating into MAKSDNDTPDRIFTLAEANELLPQLNQRFAAVRRAKTVIASTKEEVSKASAQAASGGGSPVGALYIRALHEISGSLQAIHELGVVIKDVDLGLCDFPYELDGRVVHLCWKFGEDQIRWWHETSCGYKDRHPLDETAV; encoded by the coding sequence ATGGCCAAATCAGACAACGACACACCGGATCGCATATTTACACTGGCCGAAGCCAACGAACTCCTCCCTCAACTCAATCAGCGATTTGCCGCCGTACGTCGGGCGAAAACCGTGATCGCGAGCACGAAGGAGGAAGTGAGTAAAGCTAGCGCTCAGGCAGCGTCAGGCGGCGGAAGCCCCGTAGGAGCGCTCTACATTCGAGCGCTCCATGAAATCAGTGGTAGCCTGCAGGCGATTCACGAACTCGGCGTGGTTATTAAGGATGTCGACCTTGGACTGTGCGACTTCCCCTATGAACTCGACGGTCGCGTCGTCCACCTGTGCTGGAAGTTCGGTGAAGATCAAATTCGGTGGTGGCACGAGACGTCCTGTGGATACAAAGATCGTCACCCCCTCGATGAAACTGCCGTATAA
- the rho gene encoding transcription termination factor Rho: protein MHLAELKQKSIADLNEVARDLKIEGAANLRKQELIFAILQAQTEKNGVVFGEGVLETLPDGFGFLRAPDSNYLPGPDDIYISPSQIRRFNLRTGDIVSGQIRPPKESERYFALLKVEKVNYEDPEVARDKILFDNLTPLYPEERLNLEFDREEYCTRVMDLTTPIGKGQRGLIVAAPRTGKTMLLQAIARAILKNHKEVTLIVLLIDERPEEVTDWQRQVKAEVISSTFDEPAQRHAQVAEMVLEKAKRLVEHKKDVVILLDSITRLARAYNTIAPPSGKVLSGGLDSNALQRPKRFFGAARNIENGGSLTIMATALIDTGSRMDDVIFEEFKGTGNMEVHLDRRLADKRLFPAIDISQSGTRKEELLVDRDRLNKMWILRKVLSPLGTMEAMEFLMDKIGGTKTNQEFLQSMNR, encoded by the coding sequence ATGCATCTCGCGGAACTCAAGCAGAAGTCGATCGCCGACTTAAATGAGGTGGCGCGGGATCTGAAGATTGAGGGCGCGGCGAATCTGCGTAAGCAGGAACTCATTTTCGCCATTCTGCAAGCGCAGACGGAGAAGAATGGCGTAGTGTTTGGCGAAGGAGTGCTGGAGACCTTGCCGGATGGGTTTGGATTCCTGCGCGCGCCTGACTCGAACTATCTCCCGGGGCCAGACGATATCTACATCTCCCCCTCACAAATTCGCCGCTTCAACCTGAGGACGGGCGATATTGTGTCGGGGCAAATACGTCCGCCCAAGGAGAGCGAGCGCTACTTTGCCTTACTCAAGGTGGAAAAGGTCAATTATGAAGACCCGGAAGTCGCGCGCGACAAGATCCTCTTCGACAACCTGACGCCGCTGTATCCTGAGGAACGGCTCAATCTCGAGTTTGATCGCGAAGAGTACTGCACCCGCGTGATGGATCTCACGACTCCCATTGGGAAAGGGCAGCGCGGACTGATTGTTGCCGCACCCCGCACCGGCAAAACGATGCTGCTGCAGGCGATCGCCCGCGCGATTCTAAAGAACCATAAGGAAGTCACGCTCATCGTCTTGTTGATCGATGAGCGACCGGAGGAAGTGACCGATTGGCAGCGCCAGGTGAAAGCCGAGGTGATCAGTTCCACATTCGACGAACCGGCGCAGCGTCACGCGCAGGTGGCGGAAATGGTGCTGGAGAAGGCAAAGCGGCTGGTTGAGCATAAGAAGGATGTCGTGATCCTGCTCGATAGCATCACCCGCTTGGCCAGGGCCTACAATACGATTGCGCCTCCCAGCGGGAAGGTGCTCTCGGGCGGATTGGATTCCAATGCCTTGCAGCGTCCAAAACGATTCTTCGGCGCCGCCCGAAACATTGAAAATGGTGGCAGTCTGACGATCATGGCGACCGCGCTGATCGATACCGGCAGCCGTATGGACGACGTGATCTTCGAAGAATTCAAGGGAACTGGTAACATGGAAGTGCACTTGGATCGTCGTCTGGCCGACAAGCGGTTGTTCCCGGCGATCGATATCAGTCAGTCCGGAACCCGCAAGGAAGAGTTGCTGGTCGACCGCGACCGCCTGAACAAGATGTGGATTCTGCGCAAGGTCCTGAGCCCATTAGGCACCATGGAAGCCATGGAGTTCTTAATGGACAAGATCGGCGGGACCAAAACGAACCAGGAATTTTTGCAATCGATGAATCGTTAG
- the rpmE gene encoding 50S ribosomal protein L31, which yields MQKGIHPVYREATVHCACGNTFKTRSTIGNIKVDICAGCHPFFTGTQKIVDTEGRVERFKKKYAKKDK from the coding sequence ATGCAAAAGGGAATTCATCCAGTCTACCGTGAAGCGACTGTGCATTGTGCTTGCGGGAACACGTTCAAAACACGATCCACCATTGGCAACATCAAGGTCGACATCTGTGCCGGGTGCCATCCCTTCTTTACGGGAACGCAGAAAATCGTCGATACCGAAGGGCGTGTCGAACGGTTCAAGAAGAAGTACGCCAAAAAAGATAAGTAG